Part of the uncultured Jannaschia sp. genome, ATCCTGCATATCGAGGGCGCCGAGGCGATCGACGCGGATCTCCATGCGCTCGACGTGTTCCACGCCGCCGGGCTGCGCTCGCTCGGGCCCGTCTGGTCGCGCCCGACGATCTTCGGCCACGGCGTCCCGTTCCGCTTCCCGTCCACGCCCGATACCGGGCCGGGCCTCACCGATCACGGGCTCCGGCTGGTGCGGCGCTGCGACGAGCTCGGGATCATGCTCGATCTCAGTCACCTCAACGAGGCGGGCTTCTGGGACGTCGCGCGTCATTCCACGAAGCCCCTCGTCGCGACCCATTCCAACGCCCACGCGCTCTGCACGCATTCGCGCAACCTGACGGACCGGCAGCTCGATGCCATCCGCGACAGCGACGGCATGGTCGGGCTGAACTTCGCGGTGTCCTTCCTGCGCGAGGACGGGCGCAAGATCGCCGACACGCCGGTCGAGACCATGCTGCGCCATCTCGACCACCTGATCGCGCGGCTGGGCGAGGACCGGGTGGGGCTCGGGTCCGACTATGACGGGGC contains:
- a CDS encoding dipeptidase, which codes for ALPIVLGQMAILFALEREGHLRVCRSVADIRAATADGIMAAILHIEGAEAIDADLHALDVFHAAGLRSLGPVWSRPTIFGHGVPFRFPSTPDTGPGLTDHGLRLVRRCDELGIMLDLSHLNEAGFWDVARHSTKPLVATHSNAHALCTHSRNLTDRQLDAIRDSDGMVGLNFAVSFLREDGRKIADTPVETMLRHLDHLIARLGEDRVGLGSDYDGAVVPDALRDVSTLPLLRRAMRDHHYGEALIEKICHGNWLRLLERNWGG